The Planctomycetota bacterium genomic interval GCCCACCCCATCAACGCCGCCGCCCGCGAGGCCCTCGAGGCGCGGATCCTGGCCGCCTACCGCGAGGAACTGGAAAAGTCCCGCCTCCCCGGCTACCGGCCCGTCGAGATCTACGAGCCCTCGGAGGACCCGGACTGATTCCGCCCGCGACTCGACCCGGACCCGCCCGCGTGCTATAGTGTCCTCGGGCCGCCGCGGCCCCTCGGAAAGAGATTCATGGCCGACCCCGACGCCCCCGCCTTCACGGGCCGCAGCCCGGGCTCCGGCGGAGCCGCATCCGCCGCCGAACGGCTGCGCCGCATCCCGAAGGTGGATGTCCTTCTGGCCCACCCCGGCGCCCAGCCGCTCATCGCCGAAAGCGGTCGGGAACTGTTCGCTTCGTGCCTCGACGAAGTCCTCGACGGCCTGCGCGCCCGCCTGCGCGCGGGCGCCGAGGAGCCCGTGGACGCCCCGGCGATCCTGGCGGCCGTGCGGGAACGCCTCGCCGCGCGCCGCGCCCCGAAACTCTGCCGCGTCCTCAACGCCACCGGCGTCATCCTCCACACCGGACTCGGACGCGCCGTCCTGGCCCCGGCCGCCCTCGAGGCGATCGCCCGCGAACAGCGGGGCTATTCCCTCCTCGAGGTCGACCGCGACACGGGCGAACGCTCCATCCGCGAAACCCCCGTCGTCGAGCTCATCCGCCGGATCACGGGCGCCGAGGCCGCCACCGTCGTCAACAACAACGCCGGCGCCACGCTGCTTTCCCTGGCGGCGCTGGCCCGCGACCGGGAAGTCGTCACCTCGCGCGGCCAGCTCGTCGAGATCGGCGGCTCCTTCCGCATCCCGGACGTCATGAAGCAGTCGGGCGCGATCCTCGTCGAGGTCGGAACGACCAACAAGACCTACCTTTCCGATTACGAAGCCGCCCTCACGGACCGCACGGCCCTCCTGCTGCGCGTGCACACCTCCAACTACCGCATCGTGGGATTCACCCATTTCCCCCCGCTCGAGGAGCTCGTGGAGCTGGCGCGCCGCCGGGGCCTGCGGGTCATGGATGATCTCGGCTCGGGCGCCTTCGTCGACCTGGCCCCCTTCGGGGTGACGGACGAACCCACCGTCCAGGCCAGCGTCCGCGCCGGGGCCGACGTCATCACCTTCAGCGGCGACAAGCTCCTCGGAGGTCCCCAGGCGGGACTCATCGTGGGCCGCGCCGAGGCGGTCGCGCAGATCCGCCGCCACCCGCTCTTCCGCGCCCTCCGCGTGGACAAGCTCACGCTCACCGCGCTCGAGGCCACGCTCAAGCTCTACCTCGACCGCGAGCGGCTCTTCCGGGAGCTTCCGACCCTGCGCATGATCGCGCTCTCCCGGGAGGAGTGCGACCGGCGCGCGCGGGCGCTGGCCGAACGGCTCCGCGACGTCCCGGGGCTCGAGGTCGAAGTCCAGGACGACGCCAGCGAATTCGGCGGCGGGTCGGTGCCCACGCGGCAGCTCCCCACGCGCGTGGTGGCGATCCGCCCGGCGTCCCTCTCGCTCGAAGCGCTGGCCGCGCGGCTGCGCCGCGGCGATCCCTGCGTCTTCGCCCGCATCGCCCGCGAGCGCCTGCTCCTGGACGTCCGCACGCTCCAGGACGGGGAGGACGAGGAGCTCGCCGCCGCCGTGCGGCGCGCCGCCGGCGCCGGCCGGGTCTAGATTTCGCCGAACCCCGCCGATATAATCCCGCCTCGATGTCCACCGGCCGGGGCGACCTCTTGCTGGGAAAGATCGCGCTTCGGGAGGGGCTGGTCACGAAAGAACAGCTCTTCGACTGCCTCCAGGCCCAGGAGCGCAATCCGTCCCGGTCCCTGGGTTCGATCCTGATCTCCCGCGGCTACCTGCGGCAGGAGGACGTGGACCGCCTGGTCCGCCTCCAGAAACAGGCGTTCGAGACCGACCCCTCCTCCGGCGCCCCGCGGCGCCGCGGGCCCCTCTTCGGCAAAATCCTCGTGGACCGCGGGCTGGCCACCGAGTACCAGGTCAACGAGTGCCTCCGCCTCCAGGGCCGCATGGCCGAGCTCGGGATCCAGCCCGTTCCCGCCCTCGGGGAAATCCTCATCCGGCGCGGGTACCTGGACCGCGAGGCGGTCGAGACCGCGCTGCAGCTGCAGAACCTCGAACTCTACACCTGCCCCGACTGCGGCGCGCCGCTCGAAGGCGGTCCCGAGCCGGATCCGTCCGGCCAGACGTACGCCTGCCGGGCCTGCGGCGCCCGGGTGCCGCCCCTTTTGGCCAAGATGGCCACCGCGCTCAAGGAGGCGCTCGAAGAGGCGTCCCGCGAGCACGACGTGGATCTCCCCGAAGAGGTCCGCCGCGCCGCCGCCGACGCTTCTAAGCGCTTCGGCAAGTACGTCCTCATCCGGGAAATCGGCCGCGGCGGCGCCGGCATCGTCTACAAAGCCTGGCAGCAGGACCTCAACAAGATCGTGGCGCTCAAGATCCTCCCCCATGAAAGCGACACCGCGGCGGGCGTGAAAACCCCCTTTGGAGACGTGGAGGACGTCAAGCGGTTCTACAACGAGACCCGCGCTCACGCGGAGCTCCAGCACCCCAACATCGTCCCCATCCTCGACTTCGGCGTCGTGGACGACCACTTCTACTACACGATGACGTACATCGAAGGGGTCACCCTCGACGGCGTGGTGCGCGAAGGACTGGACGAGCGCGCCTTTCAGACGACCTTCATTCCCTCCGCCGGCGAGCCCGCGCCCCCCCGGCGCGAAACGGCCCGCATCGTCAAAGGCAAGGGGATGCCCCTGCGCAAGGCGCTCGAGATCCTGCGGGATCTGGCGCTGGCCGTGCAGTACGCCCACGAGCGCGGCGTCTACCACCGCGACATCAAGCCGGCCAACATCATCCTGGACAAGGACGGCAAGCCCTGGCTCATGGACTTCGGCCTGGCCAAGGTGACCCGCATCGGCGACAGCGCCTACGTCAAAGGCGTCATCATGGGCACGCCCTACTACATGCCCCCCGAACAGGCGATCGGGGACATGGAGCAGGTGGACGACCGGAGCGACATCTACTCCCTGGGAGCCGTCCTTTACGAAATGGTCAGCGGCTACTGCCCCTTCACGGGCAAGACGCCCGACGAGGTGCTGGCGCTCCTGCCCAAGCAGCCTCCCGAGCCGGTCCGCTCCCACGTGCCCCAGCTCCCGGAGGAAGTGGCGGCGATCATCGAGAAGGCGATGCGGCGCGAGAAACACCGCCGGTATCCCTCCGCCCGCGCGCTGGCGGAGGACATCGAAAACTACCTGGCCGGCCGGCCGCTCAACCTCGAGCCCCAGGGCGCCCGCCCTTCCTCCCTCTGGGGAAAAATCCGGGGCCTCTTCGGAGGCGACTAAACGAGCCGCGGAAGCTCCGCCAGCGACCGGATCGTCGGAATCCCATCCGCCGCGGCCGTCCCCTCGCGGTCCAAAAGCACCGCCCGCAGGCCCGCCGCAAGCGCTCCTTCGACATCCTCGTCCGCCAGGTCCCCGACATGGAGCGCTTCCGCCGCGGCCACGCCCGCCCGCGCCAGGGCCTCCCGGAAGATCCGGGGATCCGGCTTGCGCGCCCCCGCCTCCGCCGAAATCACCAGGAAATCCACCAGACGGTCCAACCCGTGGCCCTCCGCGATCCGCCGCAGGCGCGTGTCCCAGTTGGACACGATCCCCAGCCGCAAGCCCCGGGCCCGAAGCTCCCGGAGCGTGGGGACGGCGTCGTCGTACAGCCTCCAGACTTCCGGCGCTCCGAACCGCCGGTAGAGCGCCTCGAACCAGGCCTCGAAGGGAACCTCCCGCAGAGGCTCCAGCCGCGCGTGGATCCGCCGGGTGATCTCGCGCCACATGGCGTAGTCCTGAGCGTCGCTGGCGTCTCCCTCCCGCACGTATTCCCGCACGAAGGCGCGGAAGACGGGCCGGAAGGCCTCGGCGAAGTCGGACGGCGGCAGCCGCACCCCGAAGCGCGCGGTGGTCTCCGCGTAGACGGTTCCGAGATCCGGATGCGCCGTCAGAAGCGTGTGCCCCGCGTCGAAGAAAACCGCGCGGATCACCATCGCACCCGCCCCCGCACCAGAAGATCCTCCCCGATCCGCTCGACCGCCACCCGTTCCAGCCGGAGCGCCTGGGCCATTCGGTCGAGGCCCTCGCCTTCGACGGGCGTCTTGGCCTCCCGTCCTCCCACCACTTTGGGGGCCACGAACACGCACACCTCGTCCACGAGCCCCGCCTCCTCGAAGAGGCTGGCGTGCACCTCGCCGCCGCCCTCGACGAGAATCTTCTGGAACCCTTCGCGCGCCAGCGCCTCGAAGACCAGCCGCAGGTCCCGAACGTCGAGCTGAAGCACCTGGACGCCCCGGCGGCGAAGCTCCCGGAGGCGGCCCTCCGGGGCGGCCGGGGAAACCGCCAGCCAGGTGGGCTGCTCGCCGGCGGTGCGCACGACGTTCGCGTCCGGCGGCGTGCGGGCCAGGCTGTCGAGCACGATGCGGGCGGGCCGCCGGCGCGCGCCGCGGAGCATCGGGTCGTCCCGCAGCAGCGTGCCGGCGCCCACGAGAATGGCCTGGAAGGAATCCCGGAAGCGGTGAAGCCACGCCCGCGAACGCTCCCCGGAAACCCAGCGGGAATCTCCCGTGCGGGTGGCGATCTTGCCGTCCAGCGTCATGGCCCACTTGGCCACGACATAGGGGAGTCCCCGCGTGTGGAACTTGACGTACGGCGCGTTGAGCGCGCGCGCCTCGGCCGCCAGAACGCCGGTCGTCACCCGGATGCCGGCGCGCCGGACCCGGGCGATGCCCCGTCCGTCCACGAGCGGGTTCGGATCCCGCATGGCCACCACGAGTCGCGCCAGGCCGCTCCGCGACACGAGCTCGCTGCAGGGGGGGGTCTTCTTGGGGTGCGGGGAACACGGTTCGAGGGTCAGGTACATCGTCGCGCCGCGCGCCCGGGGGCCGGCGGCCCGGAGCGCGTGAACCTCCGCGTGGGGCCCGCCGAAGGCCTTGTAGTATCCCTCCCCCACGATGCGCCCGCCGCGGACGACGACCGCGCCCACGAGAGGGCTGGGCGCCGTGCGGCCCTCGCCCCGGGCGGCCAGCTCCAGCGCCCGCCGCATGAAGCGCACGTCCCGGTCCGTCATGCGAGCGTTCCGGAGAGCGCGTGCGCCGTGGCGCCCGTGATTTCGACGGTCACGAACCGGCCCCGGAGATCCCGGCCGGCGTCGAAGTTCACCACCTGATGCGTGTCCGTCCGGCCCGTCTGGCGGCGCGGATCGCGCTTGCTGGGACCCTCGACGAGAACCTCCAGGCGCTGCCCGACGCGGGCGCGGTTCTTCTGCAGGGAGATCCGCTCCTGGACCTCGAGGAGCACCTGATGGCGCCGCGCCTTCTCGGGCTCCGGCACGTCGTCGGGAAGCGCGGCGGCGTCGGTGCCCGGCCGCGGAGAGTACTTGAAGAGGAACGCATTCTGAAAACGGATGCGCTCCAGGAGCGCCACGGTCTCTTCGAACTCCGCGGGCGTCTCGCCGGGGAACCCCACGATGAAGTCGCCGGCGATCTCGATGCCGGGAACCTCGCTCCGCAGCGTGTCGCAGATCTCGACGTAGCGCTCCACCGTATAGCCGCGCCGCATGGCCTTGAGGATCCGGTTGGAGCCGGATTGCGGGGGGATGTGCAGGTACTTGCACACCTTGGGAAGATCCCGCAAGGCCGCCACCAGCGACGGCCGCACGAACGAGGGATGCGAAGTGATGAACCGGAGGCGACGGATGCCCTCCACCTCGCTCACCCGGCGGAGAAGCTCCGCCAGGTCGCAGGGCGGCCGCAATCCCTTTCCGTAGGAGTTGACCGTCTGGCCGAGAAGCGTGACTTCGACCGTTCCCTGATCGGCCAGGCGGCGGACCTCCTCGACGATCCGGTCGGGAGGGCGGCTGACCTCCCGGCCGCGCGTCATGGGAACGACGCAGTAGGTGCACGAGAGGTCGCATCCCTCCATCGCCTTGACGTAGGCCTGAAAGCGGTTGGCGCGGCTCTGGAGGGCCTCGGCGCCGTCGATGAACTCGTCGTCGAAATCGGCCACCGCGATCCGGCGGCGTCCGGTGGCGCGGACCTCCTCGACGAGCCTCGGGATGGCGCCGAAATGGCGCGGGCCGACGACGAGCTGGACGTGGGGAAGCTGCTCGAAGAGGCGATCCTGCCGGTTCTGCGCCATGCACCCCACGATGCCCACGACGAGATCCGGCTTGCGGGCCTTCAAGCGCTGGACGAGGCCGGCGTGGGAAAGCGCCCGTTCTTCGGCATGCTCGCGGACGGAACAGGTATTGAAAAGAATGAGATCCGCTTCTTCGCGCCGGTCGGCCGGGGACCAGCCCTGCGCCTGGAGCCGCGAGAGGATGAGCTCGCTGTCCAGGACGTTCATCTGGCAGCCGAACGTTTCGATGAACACTTTGCCCATGGCCGGTGGGGTGGATTCTAAGAAGGGCGGCCGTGGAAAGCAAAGGAGTCCGCGCCCGGAGATCGACGCCGACCGGTCATGGTCCGTCGGGCTCGCCCTCGGTCAGGCGCGCCAGGGTTTCCACGACCTCCCGGTCCCACCAGGCGCGCGCCGCCTCGTCCCGCAGGATCCGGAGCGATCGCTCCCGCGGGAACGCGGGCTTGTAGGGCCGCTCCGTGCGGAGCGCGTCATAGATGTCGCACACCGTGAGGATCCGCACCTCCAGCGGAATCTCCTGCCCGCGCAGACCGTCCGGATAGCCCGAACCGTCGAGCCGCTCGTGGTGATGCCGGATGAGCGGAATGACCCCTTCCAGACTCTTCATCGGCCGGCAGAGGTCGGCTCCCACCATCGGATGCCGTCGCATCTCCGCCAGCTCGCGGTCGTCGAGCGCGCCCGGTTTCCGGAGCACGGCATCCGGGACGGCGATCTTCCCGAGGTCGTGGAAGAGGCCTCCGAGCCGGAGCCTCTTGCGCGCGGCCTCGTCCAGACCGAAGGCTTCTCCCACCCGGGCGCTGTACTCGCCCACGCGCCGGCAATGATCCCCCGTGTAGGCGTCGCGGATCTCGACCACCCGCGCCATGCCGGCCAGCACCGCCTCCGCGTGCTCCAGCTCGTCCGTGAAGCGCTTGAGCGACAGCAGCGAACGCACCCGCGCCCTCAGCTCCTCGAACCGGTAGGGCTTCACCAGGAAGTCGTCCACCCCGAGATCCACCCCGCGCAGGCGGGCCTCGAAGTGATCCAGGCCCGTAATCATGATGACCGGAATGAGCCGCGTCCGGGGATCGCTCTTGAGGCGGCGGCAGATGTCGTAACCGTCCACGCCGGGAAGAAGGATGTCCAGGACCACGAGATCCGGAGGATTCCGCTCCACCTCGGCCAGCGCGGATTCGCCGTCGGCCACCTCACGCACATCGTAGCCCTGAGCTCCGAGCAGCCGCCGGAGGAGCATCCGGTCCGCGGGGTCGTCGTCCACGACGAGGATGCGGCCGCTCGAGGCGAACGGGAAACAGAGATCGCTCATGCGCCCTCCACCTCCCCCCGGTCGCGCTCATAGTATGACACAAGACCGCCCGCCGGACCAGCGCCCCTTCGGGCGATCCAGACCGCGGCCGCGGCTCCGGCGGCGATCCCCAGGGCCGCCCCCGCCAGAACGTCCACCAGGTAGTGGTAGCGCAGGTAGAGGGTCGAGGCCAGGATGGCTGCCGAAAGCGGCACGGCGACCCGCGCCGCCGCCGCAAGGCGATGCCGCGCGCAGAGAAAAACCGTCAGCGTCGCGATCGCCGCGTGGCCGCTCGGAAAGGTGTCCCGCGCCTCGCCTTCGAGCGCGTAGATGAGATCCTTGAGCGCCGCGCTGTGACCGGTCCAGGCGGGCTGGGGAACGCCGACCGCCTGCGGATGGTATCCGGGCCCCTCCGCGGGAACGAGGAAGTACCCCAGATACGAGGCGCACCACGCCAGCACATACGCCAGCCGGGCCTCTTCGAAGGCGGCCGGGTCGCCTTTTCGATAAAGCGCCACGCCGGGCAGGAGCGCCACGACGTAGTAGCTGATCCACGCCCATTTCGCCAGGGCCGTCAGAAGCGGCGTCTCGATCGTGCTCATGCCGCGCAGCACCGGCGTCCCCCCGATCGCCCGGTCGATGGAAATAAGCAGGGCGTCGTAGTCCACCGGATGGACCCGATGCACGAGCGCGCAGGCCATGAAGAAGAACGCCGGGATCGCGTACAGGAGATCGAAGTCGCGGATCCGGCGCGCCGCGGGGCGGGAGCAACGGGCCAGCGCCCACGTCAGGGCCGGAACCGCCAGGTGCCCCAGGGCGTAGAAGGGCCAGCCCGGGATGCGCGCCGAAAAAAGCACGCACAGGCCCGCCAGAAGGAGGGCGTACCCGGCGCTTACGACATCCGAAGGCCGGCCAGGCATCGCGCGGTGTACTCGATATCCCCCTTGGTGTGGGCGAAGCTCACGAACCACGCCTCGAAAGCGGAAGGCGGCCCGAGGATGCCCCGCTCCCGGAGCGCGCGGTGGAGCCGCGCGAAGCGCCGCGTGTCGGCGCGCGAAGCGCTCGCCCAATCCGTCACCGGACCGCGGGTGAAAAAGGGCGTCAGCATGGATCCCATGCGGTTGACGGTGACCCCGAGCTTCCGGAACGCGGCTTCCAGGCGCGCGCCCAGGTCCTCGAGGTTTCCGTAGATCTCCGGCCGGTCCCGGAGCGTGCGCAGCTGCGCCAGGCCCGCGGCCACGGCGAGCGGATTCCCCGAGAGGGTTCCCGCCTGATAGACCGGTCCCACCGGCGCCACCCGGTCCATGATCTCGCGCCGTCCGCCGTACGCCGCCAGGGGAAGCCCGCCTCCGATGATCTTGCCCAGACACGTCAGATCCGGCCGGATCCCGAAGAGGTTCTGCGCCCCCCCGTACCCCAGCCGGAATCCCGTGATGACTTCGTCGAAAATGAGGACGATGCCGCGGCGCGCCGTTTCGTCCCGCAGACCCTCGAGGAATCCCGGCGCCGGCGGGACGACCCCCATGTTTCCCGCCACGGGCTCCACGATCACCGCCGCCAGCT includes:
- the selA gene encoding L-seryl-tRNA(Sec) selenium transferase — encoded protein: MADPDAPAFTGRSPGSGGAASAAERLRRIPKVDVLLAHPGAQPLIAESGRELFASCLDEVLDGLRARLRAGAEEPVDAPAILAAVRERLAARRAPKLCRVLNATGVILHTGLGRAVLAPAALEAIAREQRGYSLLEVDRDTGERSIRETPVVELIRRITGAEAATVVNNNAGATLLSLAALARDREVVTSRGQLVEIGGSFRIPDVMKQSGAILVEVGTTNKTYLSDYEAALTDRTALLLRVHTSNYRIVGFTHFPPLEELVELARRRGLRVMDDLGSGAFVDLAPFGVTDEPTVQASVRAGADVITFSGDKLLGGPQAGLIVGRAEAVAQIRRHPLFRALRVDKLTLTALEATLKLYLDRERLFRELPTLRMIALSREECDRRARALAERLRDVPGLEVEVQDDASEFGGGSVPTRQLPTRVVAIRPASLSLEALAARLRRGDPCVFARIARERLLLDVRTLQDGEDEELAAAVRRAAGAGRV
- a CDS encoding serine/threonine-protein kinase → MSTGRGDLLLGKIALREGLVTKEQLFDCLQAQERNPSRSLGSILISRGYLRQEDVDRLVRLQKQAFETDPSSGAPRRRGPLFGKILVDRGLATEYQVNECLRLQGRMAELGIQPVPALGEILIRRGYLDREAVETALQLQNLELYTCPDCGAPLEGGPEPDPSGQTYACRACGARVPPLLAKMATALKEALEEASREHDVDLPEEVRRAAADASKRFGKYVLIREIGRGGAGIVYKAWQQDLNKIVALKILPHESDTAAGVKTPFGDVEDVKRFYNETRAHAELQHPNIVPILDFGVVDDHFYYTMTYIEGVTLDGVVREGLDERAFQTTFIPSAGEPAPPRRETARIVKGKGMPLRKALEILRDLALAVQYAHERGVYHRDIKPANIILDKDGKPWLMDFGLAKVTRIGDSAYVKGVIMGTPYYMPPEQAIGDMEQVDDRSDIYSLGAVLYEMVSGYCPFTGKTPDEVLALLPKQPPEPVRSHVPQLPEEVAAIIEKAMRREKHRRYPSARALAEDIENYLAGRPLNLEPQGARPSSLWGKIRGLFGGD
- a CDS encoding HAD-IA family hydrolase produces the protein MVIRAVFFDAGHTLLTAHPDLGTVYAETTARFGVRLPPSDFAEAFRPVFRAFVREYVREGDASDAQDYAMWREITRRIHARLEPLREVPFEAWFEALYRRFGAPEVWRLYDDAVPTLRELRARGLRLGIVSNWDTRLRRIAEGHGLDRLVDFLVISAEAGARKPDPRIFREALARAGVAAAEALHVGDLADEDVEGALAAGLRAVLLDREGTAAADGIPTIRSLAELPRLV
- the ribD gene encoding bifunctional diaminohydroxyphosphoribosylaminopyrimidine deaminase/5-amino-6-(5-phosphoribosylamino)uracil reductase RibD; protein product: MTDRDVRFMRRALELAARGEGRTAPSPLVGAVVVRGGRIVGEGYYKAFGGPHAEVHALRAAGPRARGATMYLTLEPCSPHPKKTPPCSELVSRSGLARLVVAMRDPNPLVDGRGIARVRRAGIRVTTGVLAAEARALNAPYVKFHTRGLPYVVAKWAMTLDGKIATRTGDSRWVSGERSRAWLHRFRDSFQAILVGAGTLLRDDPMLRGARRRPARIVLDSLARTPPDANVVRTAGEQPTWLAVSPAAPEGRLRELRRRGVQVLQLDVRDLRLVFEALAREGFQKILVEGGGEVHASLFEEAGLVDEVCVFVAPKVVGGREAKTPVEGEGLDRMAQALRLERVAVERIGEDLLVRGRVRW
- the miaB gene encoding tRNA (N6-isopentenyl adenosine(37)-C2)-methylthiotransferase MiaB is translated as MGKVFIETFGCQMNVLDSELILSRLQAQGWSPADRREEADLILFNTCSVREHAEERALSHAGLVQRLKARKPDLVVGIVGCMAQNRQDRLFEQLPHVQLVVGPRHFGAIPRLVEEVRATGRRRIAVADFDDEFIDGAEALQSRANRFQAYVKAMEGCDLSCTYCVVPMTRGREVSRPPDRIVEEVRRLADQGTVEVTLLGQTVNSYGKGLRPPCDLAELLRRVSEVEGIRRLRFITSHPSFVRPSLVAALRDLPKVCKYLHIPPQSGSNRILKAMRRGYTVERYVEICDTLRSEVPGIEIAGDFIVGFPGETPAEFEETVALLERIRFQNAFLFKYSPRPGTDAAALPDDVPEPEKARRHQVLLEVQERISLQKNRARVGQRLEVLVEGPSKRDPRRQTGRTDTHQVVNFDAGRDLRGRFVTVEITGATAHALSGTLA
- a CDS encoding HD domain-containing phosphohydrolase; its protein translation is MSDLCFPFASSGRILVVDDDPADRMLLRRLLGAQGYDVREVADGESALAEVERNPPDLVVLDILLPGVDGYDICRRLKSDPRTRLIPVIMITGLDHFEARLRGVDLGVDDFLVKPYRFEELRARVRSLLSLKRFTDELEHAEAVLAGMARVVEIRDAYTGDHCRRVGEYSARVGEAFGLDEAARKRLRLGGLFHDLGKIAVPDAVLRKPGALDDRELAEMRRHPMVGADLCRPMKSLEGVIPLIRHHHERLDGSGYPDGLRGQEIPLEVRILTVCDIYDALRTERPYKPAFPRERSLRILRDEAARAWWDREVVETLARLTEGEPDGP
- a CDS encoding phosphatase PAP2 family protein, whose product is MPGRPSDVVSAGYALLLAGLCVLFSARIPGWPFYALGHLAVPALTWALARCSRPAARRIRDFDLLYAIPAFFFMACALVHRVHPVDYDALLISIDRAIGGTPVLRGMSTIETPLLTALAKWAWISYYVVALLPGVALYRKGDPAAFEEARLAYVLAWCASYLGYFLVPAEGPGYHPQAVGVPQPAWTGHSAALKDLIYALEGEARDTFPSGHAAIATLTVFLCARHRLAAAARVAVPLSAAILASTLYLRYHYLVDVLAGAALGIAAGAAAAVWIARRGAGPAGGLVSYYERDRGEVEGA
- the hemL gene encoding glutamate-1-semialdehyde 2,1-aminomutase; this encodes MKPRRHSRSEAAFRRALRVLPGGVNSPVRAYRAVGGIPPFIASARGSRVVDLDGNEYIDYVGSWGPLILGHAAPEIVRVVERAAARGTSYGAPTEGEVEMAELLSAAIPSIEKVRLVSSGTEACMSALRLARAFTGRDGIVKFEGCYHGHADGLLVKAGSGAATFGVPTSPGVPRDAARHTAVLPYNDLEAFRSFVRKNGRKLAAVIVEPVAGNMGVVPPAPGFLEGLRDETARRGIVLIFDEVITGFRLGYGGAQNLFGIRPDLTCLGKIIGGGLPLAAYGGRREIMDRVAPVGPVYQAGTLSGNPLAVAAGLAQLRTLRDRPEIYGNLEDLGARLEAAFRKLGVTVNRMGSMLTPFFTRGPVTDWASASRADTRRFARLHRALRERGILGPPSAFEAWFVSFAHTKGDIEYTARCLAGLRMS